A region of Crenobacter cavernae DNA encodes the following proteins:
- a CDS encoding C40 family peptidase: MKLHLRLLAALLAAFMACAYAAPDKSQGDDDPISRFSSPGEEAVGDLLLQAMSLIGVAYRFGGSTPSSGLDCSGFIQYVFQKSLKVNLPRTAAEMARVGKPVDKGELVPGDLVFFNTRGFAYSHAGIYMGNGRFIHSPRTGKSVEITSLNIGYWTQRYNGARRVQRGSAASELTEKPARVERAEKPVRERETVAVSPARYEAEPRRLVESKKAGSQKPESKAESRYRKVDKAEAEPVKCKKGRRCPAVKADVADAPKSKKKGREKDPPEEKSTRQSKKRSAEKSSEKSTNSKKGGKDKPETGRHKKSQPSSRG; this comes from the coding sequence ATGAAATTGCACCTGCGCTTACTCGCTGCGCTGCTGGCCGCGTTCATGGCCTGCGCCTACGCGGCACCAGACAAGTCCCAGGGCGACGACGACCCGATTTCCCGATTCTCCTCGCCCGGAGAAGAGGCGGTGGGCGACCTGTTGCTGCAGGCGATGAGCCTGATCGGCGTCGCCTATCGTTTCGGCGGCAGCACCCCCAGTTCCGGCCTCGATTGCAGCGGTTTTATCCAGTATGTGTTCCAGAAGTCGCTAAAGGTGAACCTGCCACGCACCGCCGCCGAGATGGCGCGCGTCGGCAAGCCGGTCGACAAGGGCGAACTTGTGCCCGGTGATCTGGTCTTCTTCAACACGCGCGGCTTCGCCTATTCCCATGCCGGCATCTATATGGGCAACGGGCGTTTCATCCATTCGCCGCGCACCGGCAAGAGCGTCGAGATCACCAGCCTGAACATCGGCTACTGGACGCAGCGCTACAACGGCGCCCGTCGCGTGCAACGGGGCTCGGCCGCGAGCGAGCTGACCGAGAAGCCGGCGCGGGTCGAGCGGGCCGAAAAGCCGGTGCGCGAGCGCGAAACGGTCGCCGTCTCGCCGGCAAGGTATGAGGCCGAACCGAGGCGGCTCGTAGAATCGAAGAAGGCTGGGTCCCAGAAGCCGGAATCGAAGGCCGAATCGCGCTACCGCAAGGTCGACAAGGCCGAGGCTGAACCGGTCAAGTGCAAGAAGGGCCGGCGCTGCCCCGCGGTAAAGGCGGACGTCGCCGACGCGCCCAAGAGCAAGAAGAAGGGCCGCGAAAAGGACCCGCCCGAAGAAAAAAGCACGAGGCAATCGAAGAAGAGGTCCGCCGAGAAGTCGAGCGAGAAGAGCACGAACTCGAAGAAGGGCGGCAAGGACAAGCCGGAGACAGGCCGTCACAAGAAATCCCAGCCCAGCAGCCGCGGCTAG
- a CDS encoding sigma-70 family RNA polymerase sigma factor, with protein MATPEMIEAERDYLLRYALAQLRDRGAAEEVVQETLLAALESLASFKGASSLRTWLTSILRFKLLDTLRAKKRDERFEPLPDEIDDSDFDGLFDRSGRWREPVKAWGQPEQELISREFWAVFERCSEAMPRRTAMVFVMREMMGLEIADICKQLEISATNCSVLLYRARMSLRECFSIRWL; from the coding sequence ATGGCGACACCGGAAATGATCGAGGCCGAGCGCGACTACCTGTTGCGCTATGCGCTCGCCCAGTTACGCGACCGCGGCGCCGCCGAGGAGGTGGTGCAGGAGACCCTGCTCGCCGCGCTCGAATCGCTGGCGAGCTTCAAGGGCGCGTCTTCCTTGCGCACGTGGCTGACGTCGATATTGCGCTTCAAGCTGCTCGACACCTTGCGCGCCAAGAAGCGCGACGAGCGATTCGAGCCGCTGCCCGACGAAATCGACGACTCGGACTTCGACGGCCTGTTCGACCGCTCCGGCCGCTGGCGCGAGCCGGTCAAGGCCTGGGGCCAGCCGGAACAGGAGCTGATCTCGCGCGAATTCTGGGCGGTGTTCGAGCGCTGCTCGGAGGCGATGCCGCGCCGTACCGCGATGGTGTTCGTGATGCGCGAGATGATGGGGCTCGAAATCGCCGACATCTGTAAGCAACTCGAGATCAGCGCGACCAACTGTTCAGTGCTGCTGTACCGGGCAAGGATGAGTCTGCGCGAATGTTTTTCCATCCGCTGGCTGTAG
- the hpnC gene encoding squalene synthase HpnC yields the protein MGVGHYENFPVGSLALPRALRAPVHAIYRFARTADDIADEGDASPEQRLAELAALSAELDRIARGEAPQTALMQELAAVIERQRLPLAPFYDLLSAFSQDVVKTRYATFAELIDYCRRSANPVGRLMLALYGETDAKSVAMGDGICTALQLINFWQDVAIDWKKGRVYIPQEDLARFRIREEQIAAGDAGGLWRALMMKEIERARAMLAAGAPLGKKLKGRIGFELRMIILGGERMLQKLHESGGDVFHQRPVLSRRDWGYMVWRALRAK from the coding sequence ATGGGCGTCGGGCATTACGAGAACTTCCCGGTCGGCTCGCTCGCGCTGCCTCGCGCCTTGCGCGCGCCGGTGCACGCGATCTATCGCTTCGCCCGTACTGCCGACGACATTGCCGACGAGGGCGACGCCAGCCCCGAGCAAAGGTTGGCCGAGCTGGCCGCGTTGTCCGCCGAGCTCGACCGCATCGCGCGCGGCGAGGCGCCGCAAACGGCGCTGATGCAGGAGCTGGCCGCCGTTATCGAGAGACAGCGCTTGCCGCTCGCGCCGTTCTACGACCTGTTGTCGGCGTTCAGCCAGGACGTGGTCAAGACGCGTTATGCGACGTTTGCCGAGCTCATCGACTACTGCCGTCGCTCGGCCAACCCGGTCGGCCGGCTGATGCTCGCGCTCTACGGCGAGACCGACGCGAAAAGCGTCGCGATGGGCGACGGCATCTGCACCGCGCTGCAATTGATCAACTTCTGGCAGGACGTCGCGATCGACTGGAAGAAGGGGCGCGTGTATATCCCGCAGGAAGACCTCGCGCGTTTCCGCATCCGCGAAGAGCAGATCGCCGCCGGCGACGCGGGCGGCCTGTGGCGCGCGCTGATGATGAAAGAAATCGAGCGCGCGAGGGCCATGCTCGCCGCCGGCGCGCCGCTCGGGAAAAAGCTGAAGGGGCGGATCGGCTTCGAGTTGCGGATGATCATCCTCGGCGGCGAGCGCATGCTGCAGAAGCTGCACGAGTCGGGCGGCGACGTGTTCCACCAGCGCCCGGTGCTGAGCCGGCGCGACTGGGGGTATATGGTCTGGCGCGCGCTGCGGGCAAAATGA
- the hpnD gene encoding presqualene diphosphate synthase HpnD, which translates to MTPDEYCEDKTAKSGSSFYYSFRFLPDAQRRALTALYAYCREVDDVVDECKDEAVARAKLAWWRLELSRLYTGAPNHPVTRALQPHIQAFDLPEAWFLEIVDGMEMDLNYARYSGFSDLLLYCHRVAGVVGQLSAQIFGYQDKKTLKYAHELGVAFQLTNIIRDVGEDARRGRIYLPVEELERFNVPAADIQNYRETPEFKALMAFQIERALGHYRQAWELLPAVDRKPQKVGLAMAAIYRATLEEIRIDGPERVLNQRLSLTPLRKLWLAWKTATFGYKA; encoded by the coding sequence GTGACGCCCGACGAGTATTGCGAGGACAAGACCGCGAAGAGCGGTTCGAGCTTCTATTACAGCTTCCGCTTTCTGCCCGACGCGCAGCGGCGCGCGCTGACCGCGCTCTACGCGTATTGCCGCGAGGTCGATGACGTCGTCGACGAGTGCAAGGACGAGGCCGTCGCGCGCGCCAAGCTCGCATGGTGGCGGCTCGAGCTGTCGCGGCTGTACACCGGCGCACCGAACCATCCGGTGACGCGCGCGCTGCAACCGCATATCCAGGCGTTCGACCTGCCCGAGGCGTGGTTCCTCGAGATCGTCGACGGCATGGAGATGGACCTCAACTATGCGCGCTACTCGGGCTTTTCCGACCTGTTGCTGTACTGCCACCGCGTCGCCGGCGTGGTCGGCCAACTGTCGGCGCAGATCTTCGGCTATCAGGACAAGAAGACGCTAAAGTACGCGCACGAGCTTGGTGTCGCCTTCCAGCTGACCAACATCATCCGTGACGTCGGCGAGGACGCGCGCCGCGGCCGCATCTATCTGCCGGTCGAAGAGCTCGAACGCTTCAACGTGCCGGCCGCCGACATCCAGAACTACCGCGAAACGCCCGAGTTCAAGGCCTTGATGGCATTCCAAATCGAGCGCGCGCTCGGCCATTACCGCCAGGCGTGGGAACTGCTGCCGGCCGTCGACCGCAAGCCGCAGAAGGTCGGCCTCGCGATGGCGGCGATCTACCGCGCGACGCTCGAGGAAATCAGGATCGACGGCCCCGAGCGCGTGCTGAACCAGCGCCTGTCGCTGACGCCGCTGCGCAAGCTGTGGCTCGCGTGGAAAACGGCGACCTTCGGCTACAAGGCGTGA
- the hpnE gene encoding hydroxysqualene dehydroxylase HpnE, with product MTRPRIAIVGAGWAGLAAAVELVHSCDVTVFEAGRMPGGRARAVEVDGVTLDNGQHILIGAYRECLRMMRVVGVDPDEAFRRLPLQWLQADGVAMRCLPLPAPLHLAAGLLTAKGLTWRDKLALARALSKLKKENWRVDDKLTVAGWLETLGQPARLIDTFWRPLVLSGMNTPLERASMKTCAKMLRDSLGGSRQDGELLLPRVDLSSLFPTPALAWLSGQGATIRLGQRIERIDACQVGVSVDGEAFDAVVMAVAPYHAVRLTDEAPWHDAVKRWRFEPIYTVYLQFARAPRLPSAITGLAHGTAHWLFDKGALTGEKGWVAAVVSTAGDLAELSHDEVAARVLADMHKVDAGLGQALQSRVIAEKRATFAAEPGLARPDVRLGIQYAYLAGDWMHPDYPATLEGAVQSGVTAARALIDDLGVTDER from the coding sequence GTGACGCGTCCAAGGATTGCTATCGTCGGCGCCGGCTGGGCGGGCCTCGCCGCCGCGGTAGAGCTCGTCCACTCCTGCGACGTGACGGTGTTCGAGGCCGGGCGGATGCCCGGCGGGCGGGCGCGCGCGGTCGAGGTGGACGGCGTGACGCTCGACAACGGCCAGCACATCCTGATCGGCGCCTATCGCGAATGCCTGCGCATGATGCGCGTGGTCGGCGTCGACCCCGACGAGGCCTTCCGGCGCCTGCCGCTGCAATGGCTGCAGGCCGACGGTGTCGCGATGCGCTGCCTGCCGCTGCCGGCTCCGCTGCATCTGGCGGCGGGGCTGCTGACGGCAAAGGGACTGACGTGGCGCGACAAGCTGGCGCTGGCGCGCGCGCTGTCGAAGCTCAAGAAAGAAAACTGGCGCGTCGACGACAAACTCACCGTCGCCGGCTGGCTGGAAACGCTCGGCCAACCTGCACGCCTGATCGATACCTTCTGGCGCCCCCTGGTGCTGTCGGGCATGAACACGCCGCTTGAACGTGCTTCGATGAAGACGTGTGCAAAGATGCTGCGCGACAGCCTCGGCGGCAGCCGGCAGGACGGCGAACTCTTGCTGCCGCGCGTCGACCTGTCGAGCCTGTTTCCGACGCCGGCGCTGGCCTGGCTCTCGGGACAGGGCGCGACGATAAGGCTCGGCCAACGTATTGAACGCATAGATGCATGCCAGGTCGGCGTGTCGGTCGACGGTGAGGCATTCGATGCGGTGGTCATGGCGGTCGCGCCCTACCACGCGGTGCGGCTCACCGACGAAGCGCCGTGGCACGACGCCGTCAAGCGCTGGCGTTTCGAGCCGATATATACCGTGTACCTGCAGTTTGCCCGCGCGCCGCGCTTGCCGTCGGCCATCACCGGCCTCGCGCATGGCACCGCGCACTGGCTGTTCGACAAGGGCGCGCTGACCGGCGAAAAAGGCTGGGTCGCCGCCGTCGTCAGCACCGCGGGCGACTTGGCCGAGCTGTCGCACGACGAGGTCGCCGCGCGCGTGCTGGCCGATATGCACAAGGTCGACGCCGGGCTCGGCCAAGCTTTGCAATCCCGCGTGATCGCCGAAAAACGCGCGACCTTCGCCGCCGAGCCCGGCCTTGCCCGCCCCGACGTGCGGCTCGGGATACAATACGCTTATCTGGCCGGTGACTGGATGCATCCGGATTACCCGGCCACGCTGGAAGGCGCGGTACAAAGCGGCGTGACCGCCGCCCGCGCCCTGATCGACGATTTGGGTGTAACTGATGAACGATAA
- a CDS encoding lipoprotein-releasing ABC transporter permease subunit, producing the protein MSLPFEAFIGLRYLRARRRNGFISFISLVSMIGIALGVAALIIVLSVMNGFQKEIRGRILGVASHLEISTYDARLSDWPAYVKLAEREPEVRAVAPFVNAQGLLTSRGVVRGALVRGVEPAREDKVVEVGQKMLSGRLADLKPGGFGIVLGVELARQLGVSVGDKVTLLTPQGNVTPAGLMPRLKQFTVVGVFKVDMFEFDSSLAMVDLKDAQLLFRMGDAVSGVRLKLSDPMLAPDLKIRLAGKLPPEATATDWSDMNANYFRAVQIEKRMMFIILTLIVAVAAFNLVSTLVMVVTDKQADIAILRTLGASPASIMKIFVIQGSVSGILGTLSGVAGGVLVALNLDIIVPAIERVLGTKLISGDVYLIDHLPSQVLSGDVTTIALISLVLSFLATLYPSWHAARLQPAEALRYE; encoded by the coding sequence ATGTCCCTCCCGTTCGAGGCCTTCATCGGCCTGAGATATCTGCGTGCGCGCCGCCGCAATGGTTTCATTTCCTTCATTTCGCTGGTGTCGATGATAGGCATCGCGCTCGGCGTCGCGGCGCTCATCATCGTCTTGTCGGTGATGAACGGCTTTCAGAAGGAAATCCGCGGCCGCATCCTCGGTGTCGCGTCCCACCTCGAAATCAGCACCTACGACGCCAGGCTTTCCGACTGGCCGGCGTACGTCAAGTTGGCCGAGCGCGAGCCCGAGGTGCGCGCGGTCGCGCCCTTCGTCAACGCGCAGGGCCTGTTGACGTCGCGCGGCGTGGTGCGAGGCGCGCTGGTGCGCGGGGTCGAGCCGGCGCGCGAGGACAAGGTGGTCGAGGTCGGCCAGAAGATGCTATCCGGGCGCCTTGCCGACCTGAAACCGGGCGGCTTCGGCATCGTGCTCGGCGTCGAACTGGCGCGCCAGCTGGGCGTCTCGGTCGGTGACAAGGTGACGCTGTTGACGCCGCAGGGCAACGTGACGCCGGCCGGGCTGATGCCGCGGCTCAAGCAGTTCACCGTCGTCGGCGTGTTCAAGGTCGACATGTTCGAGTTCGACTCGTCGCTGGCGATGGTCGATCTGAAGGACGCGCAGCTCTTGTTCCGCATGGGCGACGCGGTGTCCGGCGTGCGGCTGAAACTGTCCGACCCGATGCTCGCGCCCGACCTGAAGATCAGGCTGGCCGGCAAGCTGCCGCCCGAGGCGACGGCGACCGACTGGTCCGACATGAACGCCAACTACTTCCGCGCGGTGCAGATCGAGAAACGGATGATGTTCATCATCCTGACGCTGATCGTCGCCGTCGCGGCGTTCAACCTGGTGTCGACGCTGGTGATGGTCGTCACCGACAAGCAGGCCGACATCGCGATCCTGCGCACGCTGGGTGCGAGCCCGGCCAGCATCATGAAGATCTTCGTGATCCAGGGTTCGGTGTCCGGCATTCTCGGCACTTTGTCGGGCGTCGCCGGCGGGGTGCTGGTGGCGCTGAATCTGGACATTATTGTCCCGGCGATCGAACGCGTGCTCGGCACCAAGCTGATCTCGGGCGACGTCTACCTGATCGACCACCTGCCGTCGCAGGTGCTGTCGGGCGATGTCACCACGATTGCGCTGATCTCGCTGGTGCTGTCCTTCCTCGCCACCCTGTATCCGAGCTGGCACGCCGCGCGGCTGCAGCCGGCGGAGGCATTGCGCTATGAATAG
- a CDS encoding zf-HC2 domain-containing protein: MMMSCREASRLISASLDRPLSRWEQGKLRFHLFLCVNCREFTRQMRQIRVAARRAGNGEV, translated from the coding sequence ATGATGATGAGTTGCCGGGAAGCGAGCCGGCTGATTTCGGCCTCGCTCGACCGCCCGCTCTCGAGATGGGAGCAGGGCAAGCTGCGTTTCCACCTGTTCCTGTGCGTGAACTGCCGCGAGTTCACCAGGCAGATGCGGCAGATCCGCGTCGCCGCGCGACGCGCCGGAAACGGCGAGGTCTGA
- a CDS encoding ABC1 kinase family protein produces MLRETLIAMRDLPRLKQISGVLIRHGLGEFTQRLGLPRALEKAGEWLHLSQAAEAEAGLPTPVRLRLAFEELGPTFIKLGQILSTRVDVFSPDWIAEFEKLQSRVPPIPPADVPRLLASALGQPLEDIFSRFDNAPIGSASIAQVHRAELLDGTVVAVKLRRPGIVDKVEADLRILSHIAYLVELEFPDSRRYQPTEIVNQFARSLHRELDLAVEARNMDRFGRDFADDIDITVPRVYWPYTNAAVNVQDYVDGLPATQLGEVAAAGLDAVLLAKRGADAVLRMILVNGFFHADPHPGNVFFLPENRLAFIDFGMVGRLSHARRDEIVDLLAALADRDERAMLDVLIEWTGSSPVDETKFAYDIGEFMFAYEHVPLKNLNLSQLINDIMALVREHSIVLPSELTLLFKALITLEGLGRQLDPNFQLVEHITPFVRQLMVERYHPKALLQRGKHTMAETVSMLASLPRDLIRIGKDVRHGKFRVNLDLQRLDQFGRQLDKSSNRLTMGIVTGCLIIGSAIVITVDAGPKLFGLPFFGFMGFMVAFFNSVWLLWSIWRAGKEWP; encoded by the coding sequence ATGCTCCGCGAAACCCTGATCGCCATGCGCGACCTGCCGCGTTTGAAACAAATCAGCGGCGTTCTGATACGACACGGCCTCGGCGAATTCACGCAGCGGCTGGGCCTGCCCCGCGCGCTGGAAAAGGCCGGCGAATGGCTGCACCTGTCGCAGGCGGCCGAAGCGGAAGCCGGCCTGCCGACGCCGGTGCGCCTACGGCTCGCGTTCGAGGAGCTCGGCCCGACCTTCATCAAGCTCGGCCAGATCCTGTCGACCCGCGTCGACGTGTTCTCGCCCGACTGGATCGCCGAGTTCGAAAAACTGCAGAGCCGTGTGCCGCCGATTCCGCCGGCCGACGTCCCCCGCTTGTTGGCCAGCGCACTCGGCCAACCTCTGGAAGACATCTTCAGCCGTTTCGACAACGCGCCGATCGGTTCGGCGTCGATCGCGCAGGTGCACCGCGCCGAGCTCTTGGACGGCACGGTGGTCGCGGTCAAACTGCGCCGGCCGGGCATCGTCGACAAGGTCGAGGCGGACCTGCGCATCCTCAGCCACATCGCTTACCTGGTCGAACTCGAATTCCCCGACAGCCGCCGCTACCAGCCGACCGAGATCGTCAACCAGTTCGCGCGCTCGCTGCACCGCGAACTCGACCTCGCCGTCGAGGCGCGCAATATGGATCGCTTCGGGCGCGATTTCGCCGACGATATCGACATCACCGTGCCGCGCGTGTACTGGCCGTATACCAATGCGGCGGTCAACGTGCAGGACTATGTCGACGGGCTGCCGGCGACCCAGCTCGGCGAGGTCGCCGCCGCCGGGCTCGACGCGGTGCTGCTCGCTAAGCGCGGTGCCGACGCGGTGCTGCGCATGATCCTCGTCAACGGCTTCTTCCACGCCGACCCACATCCGGGCAACGTGTTCTTCCTGCCGGAAAACCGGCTCGCCTTCATCGACTTCGGCATGGTCGGCCGGCTATCGCACGCGCGGCGCGACGAGATCGTCGACCTGTTGGCTGCGCTCGCCGACCGTGACGAGCGCGCGATGCTCGACGTGCTGATCGAATGGACCGGCAGCAGCCCGGTCGACGAGACCAAGTTCGCCTACGACATCGGCGAGTTTATGTTCGCCTACGAGCATGTGCCGCTGAAGAACCTCAACCTCAGCCAGCTGATCAACGACATCATGGCGCTGGTGCGCGAGCACTCGATCGTGCTGCCATCGGAACTCACGCTGCTATTCAAGGCGCTGATCACGCTCGAGGGCCTCGGCCGCCAGCTCGACCCGAATTTCCAGCTGGTCGAGCACATCACGCCCTTCGTGCGCCAGCTGATGGTCGAGCGCTATCATCCGAAGGCGCTGCTGCAGCGCGGCAAGCACACGATGGCCGAGACGGTGTCGATGCTCGCGTCCTTGCCGCGCGACCTGATCCGCATCGGCAAGGACGTGCGCCACGGCAAGTTCCGCGTCAACCTCGACCTCCAACGCCTCGACCAGTTCGGCCGCCAACTCGACAAGAGCTCCAACCGGCTGACGATGGGCATCGTCACCGGCTGCCTGATCATCGGCTCGGCGATCGTGATCACGGTCGACGCCGGGCCGAAGCTGTTCGGCCTGCCCTTCTTCGGCTTCATGGGCTTCATGGTCGCCTTCTTCAACAGCGTCTGGCTGCTGTGGTCGATCTGGCGCGCCGGCAAGGAATGGCCATGA
- a CDS encoding SDR family oxidoreductase: MNDKEFGANRLDGRVILVTGATQGVGRAAALDFARRGATVVLLARSQRNLEAVYDAIVAAGGPEPVAIALDLFTASDEEFMNLAMQIKQTLGRLDGILHSASHFYAASPLVDQRIDEWMNQYRVNTVAPFALTRACLPLLKAAPDASVLFLGETHGLKAGPFWGAFGASKAGLVYLTQVAANEWDAYPNLRVNLLVPGSIDSPLRTRTHPGEARYERGTIADLLPHLTYWIGEDSAGRSGEIIELDLRPQQG, encoded by the coding sequence ATGAACGATAAAGAATTTGGCGCGAACCGGCTCGACGGCCGCGTGATCCTCGTCACCGGCGCGACGCAGGGCGTCGGCCGCGCGGCCGCGCTCGACTTCGCCCGTCGCGGTGCGACCGTGGTGCTGCTCGCGCGCAGCCAGCGCAACCTCGAGGCGGTGTACGACGCGATCGTCGCGGCCGGCGGTCCGGAGCCGGTGGCGATCGCGCTCGACCTGTTCACCGCGAGCGACGAAGAGTTTATGAACCTCGCGATGCAGATCAAGCAGACGCTCGGGCGTCTGGACGGCATCCTGCACTCGGCCAGCCATTTCTACGCGGCGTCGCCGCTCGTCGACCAGCGCATCGACGAATGGATGAACCAGTACCGGGTCAACACCGTCGCGCCGTTCGCGCTGACGCGCGCGTGCCTGCCGCTGTTGAAGGCGGCGCCGGACGCGTCGGTGCTGTTCCTCGGCGAGACGCACGGCCTGAAGGCCGGCCCGTTCTGGGGCGCGTTCGGCGCGTCCAAGGCCGGCCTCGTGTATCTCACCCAGGTGGCGGCCAACGAGTGGGACGCGTACCCGAACCTGCGTGTGAACCTGTTGGTGCCAGGCTCGATCGACTCGCCCTTGCGCACCCGCACCCACCCGGGTGAAGCGCGCTACGAGCGCGGCACGATCGCCGACCTGTTGCCGCACCTGACTTACTGGATCGGCGAGGACAGCGCCGGCCGTTCGGGCGAGATCATCGAACTCGACCTGCGTCCGCAGCAGGGCTGA
- a CDS encoding DUF2325 domain-containing protein produces MKAMLVGADQLGNIPDVLNGFGIDIHRHLTGRNSSHQRKVDRLPAGTDLLILFTDFLGHNVMKHFRELANAENIRFIACRRSACALKQTLEGCGLGEAGRCATCPNAAAKKKGRK; encoded by the coding sequence ATGAAAGCCATGCTGGTAGGCGCCGATCAACTCGGCAACATTCCCGACGTGCTGAACGGCTTCGGCATCGACATCCACCGGCATCTGACCGGTCGCAACAGCTCGCACCAGCGCAAGGTCGACCGCCTGCCGGCCGGGACCGATCTGTTGATCCTGTTCACCGACTTTCTCGGCCACAACGTGATGAAGCACTTCCGCGAACTCGCGAACGCCGAGAACATCCGCTTCATCGCTTGCCGCCGCTCGGCGTGCGCGCTCAAGCAGACGCTCGAAGGCTGCGGCCTCGGCGAGGCCGGCCGGTGCGCCACCTGCCCGAACGCGGCCGCGAAGAAAAAAGGCCGCAAGTGA
- the radA gene encoding DNA repair protein RadA — MAKIKTVYSCSECGGQSPKWQGQCPHCNAWNTLTETTVAAPSANPRFQTWTANASAVQLLSEVQAEELPRTPSGIDELDRVLGGGIVKGAVILLGGDPGIGKSTLLLQALSSLGATKKVLYVSGEESPQQIALRASRLAVDPGRVHLLAEIRLETILATLQAEAPEVAVIDSIQTLYTEAVTSAPGSVSQVRECAAQLTRVAKQTGTTILLVGHVTKEGAIAGPRVLEHIVDTVLYFEGDAHSSYRMIRAIKNRFGAANELGVFAMTEKGLKGVSNPSAIFLSSYRDDVPGSSVLATQEGSRPLLVEIQALVDDAHGFQPKRLTVGLEQNRLAMLMAVLHRHAGVACFDQDVFLNAVGGVKIGEPAADLAVVLAMVSSLRNQPLPEKMVVFGEIGLSGEVRPVARGQERLKEAAKLGFTRAIVPSANRPRQAIEGMEVIGVERLAEAVDYCRG, encoded by the coding sequence ATGGCCAAGATCAAGACCGTTTACAGCTGCAGCGAATGCGGCGGACAGAGCCCCAAATGGCAGGGGCAGTGCCCGCACTGCAACGCGTGGAACACGCTGACCGAGACCACGGTCGCGGCGCCGTCCGCCAACCCGCGCTTCCAGACCTGGACCGCCAACGCGAGCGCGGTGCAGCTCTTGTCCGAGGTGCAGGCCGAGGAGCTGCCGCGCACGCCGTCGGGCATCGACGAGCTCGACCGCGTGCTCGGCGGCGGCATCGTGAAGGGCGCGGTGATCCTCTTGGGCGGCGATCCGGGTATCGGCAAGTCGACGCTCTTGCTGCAGGCGCTCTCCAGCCTCGGCGCGACGAAGAAGGTGCTTTACGTGTCGGGCGAGGAATCGCCGCAGCAGATTGCGCTGCGCGCAAGCCGGCTCGCGGTCGACCCGGGCCGCGTGCATTTGCTGGCCGAGATCCGGCTGGAGACGATCCTCGCGACGCTGCAGGCCGAGGCGCCCGAGGTCGCGGTGATCGACTCGATCCAGACCTTGTACACCGAGGCGGTCACCTCGGCGCCCGGCTCGGTGAGCCAGGTGCGCGAGTGCGCGGCGCAGCTGACGCGCGTCGCCAAGCAGACCGGTACGACCATCCTCTTGGTCGGCCACGTGACCAAGGAAGGCGCGATCGCCGGCCCGCGCGTGCTCGAACACATCGTCGACACTGTGCTGTACTTCGAGGGCGATGCGCACTCGAGCTACCGGATGATCCGCGCGATCAAGAACCGCTTCGGCGCCGCCAACGAGCTCGGCGTGTTCGCGATGACCGAGAAGGGGCTGAAGGGCGTGTCGAACCCGTCGGCGATCTTCCTGTCGTCGTACCGCGACGACGTGCCGGGTTCCAGCGTGCTGGCCACCCAGGAAGGGTCGCGGCCCTTGCTGGTCGAGATTCAGGCGCTGGTCGACGACGCGCACGGCTTCCAGCCCAAGCGGCTGACCGTAGGCCTCGAGCAGAACCGGCTCGCGATGCTGATGGCGGTGCTGCACCGCCACGCCGGCGTCGCGTGCTTCGACCAGGACGTGTTCCTCAACGCGGTCGGCGGCGTGAAGATCGGCGAGCCGGCGGCCGACTTGGCCGTCGTGCTGGCTATGGTGTCGTCTTTGCGCAACCAGCCGCTGCCGGAAAAGATGGTGGTGTTCGGCGAGATTGGTCTGTCGGGCGAGGTGCGGCCGGTCGCGCGCGGCCAGGAAAGACTCAAGGAGGCCGCCAAGCTCGGCTTCACCCGCGCGATCGTGCCCTCGGCCAACCGGCCGCGCCAGGCGATCGAAGGCATGGAAGTGATCGGCGTCGAGAGGTTGGCCGAGGCGGTCGACTACTGCCGCGGCTGA